The DNA region ATACATGCTCACAAGACCCATGAAGGGCTAAGCACCTTATCTCTTGCTCTCATTCTTGTTCTTCCCTTCTAAAACAATTATGAGGACCACAAGTACAATAAATAAGAAATTAGTCATGAAAACATAAGAATCGAtagattcagaagaagaaagagacaaCTACACTACACGATAAAATAAAGAAGTATTTGGGTCAAAGCGGGAAGAACCCAATTGAGAGAAACAAAAATACCAAGAAGAAATAAGAATATGTTTATTTGTAACAACTACATAGGACTATTGTAATAGTGATCAAACTTCTTTCCTCAACTTAACCTATTTGTTTAGTACTGAGTTTTGTAACGTTTGTCATAGCAAATACAATTTTCTCTTTTCCGGTCTTAAAATGTGTATGCATCTTTATATTTTaatcatatttaatttatattttttaaatatatatcttagttataataatataaaataaatgaagTTTGGTAAAagcattaataaataaatttttttgaaatttttgttttttaaaagttaaatttttatttataaaatatacataaaatactcataatatatataattaaaatctCTTAAAATACTCGTGTACGGCTCAAGTAACCCAATAGTtcccataaaaaaaaagtaacccAATAGTTCTATAGTAATAATCAAATCAAACCATCAATTTTGGATGTGAATTGATGGATTTGGCAGATGCCACGAACTCAAGGAAGAACCAGGGGTCGTGCATGTTTATGACTACTGATGAAGCCTATTTTGGGACCATGTGTTAGAAATGTAATTCCCTTCATTGGCTATATATGTCTGCTAACTTCCTATTTAAAATGCATGAATGAAAGAGATTGATCAAAGCACCATAACGGAAGAAACGATAGTGAAGTTGAATGTACTTTTTTTACTGATCAGGAAAGCATAAAATCTTAATTTGTAGATGATGGTACATTTTCCACATTCACACTATTTGTGGTTCTAGCATGCTCTGTTTTGGttaaataaaattcatccacatgtaaattatcaaattcaACAATTCCCTATAGCAAAATTGTACATGTCCTTTTTACTGGTTGATGTAGAAACATCAATTCCAAAATTAAATTATGATGGAAGATACTGCAGTTTGAAAGAGGGCAGTAGTTTCCTGCTACATCTATTTCTGTCTCCTTCCTTACCCTTATCATGATTTcccttgtaagttgtaacataATCCAAACTAGGCACTGTGTTAAAGGGTATCCAAATCTTGAAAACTTGGTAGGTACTTTACCATATGGGATTACCAAATAGAATAATGGTTGACTTCTGTTGAATGGTAGAAGGTTAATTAATTAAGCATAGTCATAGTTTAGTTGCTAAATGCACACCAAGtgtttatttttgtttcaagaGATTGAGATTgtttattattgttgttgtactgtgcatatttatttatatactgTGTTGAAAGTTGAGCAAGGGAaggaacagagagagagagagagagagttggaacttggaagagCATATTTATAATGTATAAATGCATGTCATTTTGGAAGAGAGTTATGTGTAGCTAAGATGAGAGAGAGTAGAAACGATGTGGGACGTAGATTGACATATATAAGGTTGGGAAAAAGACAAAGAGGAGCAGCTATGGTGGGGTAACAAGTTAGTGTTTTTTCAGCCCCCATCACACATTCATGATTCAATGCAAACACAGCCATCAGATACTGATAGGGGTTGGGCTGGAACTGATATATGCATGGGATAATGGCTGATGCGAAAGAGCTTCGTCCTAATGCACGATACATGTTGGTGGGTTAGGTAGCAAACCCTGCCCCTCCTCATTGGACCCATCCCCTAGATTCCTGCCCCTTCTCTCTCTTCTAAACACAATCCATTTTGGACTTAAAGTTGTAGCCAACTCACTTCCCTTTTTTCTTAAGTAACCTCTTCATAGTTCATACATAAGGGGATTAGTTTCGGCGTATCAGTAAGGTTGTTGTCATGTGATTTTAGGGTTACAAATCTAAGCCATATATTTTGTCTCTTGTAAAAATGTAAGATAAGACTACATACATTAGATTGAGAAAGTTGATTGAACCCCTTTTTCAACGTCGCTCATAATAATATGAGTTTTATAGTACCGACTATGTCATTTGCCTTTTAACCTCTTGATTCACAAAATTGACATAACATCACCCCAACTTGTGAAACTCTCTTTTCCTAACAAAACCTCTCTCAATTGCCCCCATCTAATGTCTTTTGTTCATGACTTTATTAGTAAAGCATCATGAGCATTTCCTCTTAAGTCACCCAATTCACATTGAAGAGTGATATTATATGAATCTCCATTTCCTTTCTAATTGCCAATTCTATCATCACAATTAAAGACAACTGTCTTTGCAAAGAAGAACCCCTATGCTTGTCTCCTAACTGAGAAACTAGTCTATCATAATAATAAGCAAAATAATTACAGAAGGGTTTGCACATGCAAACACTCCATTGGAATATTAGACAAGTTGAGCCACAGAAGCAACCTCCCTCTTTTATTCCTTTCTAAACAcaattcttttttctttattcttATCCCAtacactaaacgtcattttaaCATCTAATTaccagcattttttttttctctgcaaATGCTTAGCaagttgttttttctttttatgtgtATAAAGTAATTCAGAGCACTTTTTTTATTTGACACTAGTAGCttattaaatagaataaaaaaacaaaacaaaacagtaATATATATTGAAGTTGATGTGTAGGACTATAGGTTCAAACATCTCTCAccatccctctctctctctcttcccccTCCACCATTTCcaactttcttttcctttccaaCTTTTCACTGAAAAACTCTCCCTGAAACTGATATTGTGTATATAAGCCATCACTCAGAACAATTTGTCCATCCTCTTCAATTGAAGAACTAAATTAAATGGCTCCTGAATATTTATCAGAAGATGATATTATGCATTAAACTTTGAGCATCTGATAtcttctgttcttcattcaacaTGGAGATCACAAATTCACAACACCATTAAGCTGATCTTGAAGATTTTGTGGCAGGCCTAAACCACTAATGAGATGGATTTCTTCCCAACAAATTTCATGCTACAAACCCCTCACCATGATGATCATCATCAACCTCCACCTTCTCTCAACTCAATTCTACCTCATGATTATCATGGTAAGCACTCActctaatagcatgtttggatcagatTTTCTTTCATCAGAAACAATTCTGAAACACACAAACTACTTAGAAAGCTTCAGAATCAGTTGGAGAAGGATTTTAAAACATACACTGGGCCTCAGAAAGAAACACAGTCCCccacatacacacacacacgaacacacacacacaaatatTCTGTGCCTGAGACCTGGCTTTAAATGTTAATGATGCAGGGGGACCAGCCTTTCTAGGGAAGAGATCTATGTCATTTTCATCAGGAATCGAACATGGAGAAGAAGCCAATAATGCTGAGGAAGATTTATCTGATGATGGATCTCAAGCAGgtgagaagaagaggaggcttAACATGGAACAGGTGAAGACTCTTGAGAAGAGCTTTGAGCTGGGAAACAAGCTTGAGCCAGAAAGAAAAATGCAGCTTGCAAGAGCTCTTGGGTTGCAGCCTAGGCAGATTGCCATAtggtttcagaacaggagggCTAGGTGGAAGACCAAGCAGTTGGAGAAAGACTATGATCTCCTTAAAAGACAGTATGATGCTATCAAGTCAGATAATGATGCACTTCAAGCTCACAACCAAAAACTTCAAGCAGAGGTTTGTAGTAGTTCTCTTCTAACTCATAATCCAGTTCTAATCATATGGATATGATGCTTCAGTTACCTGTTTACTTTCACATCATATTTGTTACTTTTCTTAAATATAAGGGTAACAAAAAATGAAGAACTAGAGACATGTTCAATTTTGTATATGATTGTCTCGATTCTGCAGAATAAAGCTTGGCAATGATGATCCTCTTTTTTCAACAGTATACATGCCTTTTTTGACCTCTGTGTAGTTTTCAGAACCGTTCCTTTCACCCATTCTCCAACATTATAACTTTCTGTAAAGCTACTTTTTCCAATCATCTTCAGCCACTTCATCAAGATCCAATCATCGATTTTCACTCCAAgcttagcatgtttggatcaaatTTAAAATCCAGAAGCTAGTCATAAAAGTTTCTCCTCAAAATTAAATTTGACTTTAAAATCCATTGTACTTGtgttttccaaacatgcatatACTGGTTTTGTACTTAAGTGTTTCATCTTAGTAAGTGTGTGTTTTGAAAATTCTTATACAATTGATTAGAAGCCAGAACCAATTAGCTTTTGTGGATAGCTTCTTTGTTTCAGAGTTGGATTTGATGAAAGTGAAGTTGATACAAACATGCTATTATTACTATATTTCAGTTTATGgagattttataaaattttcatGTTAAAAACTTTTGTTTTGTGGCCTAGGACTGGTGTTTTAGGTCCTGTTCTTCTGCATATTGTTTGTTTTACTGTACCCTTATTGAATCAGATAATTTTACTGGTGCAGATATTGGCACTGAAAAATAGGGAGCCTACTGAATCTATCAACCTTAATAAAGAAACTGAAGGATCCTCCAGCAACAGAAGTGAGAACAGCTCAGACATCAAGTTAGATATCTCAAGAACACCAGCAATTGATAGTCCACTATCCACACATCATCACAACAGCAGAACACTCTTTCCACCCTCTGCTAGGCCCGCAGGATCAGTTGCTCATCAACTCTTCCAATCTTCTTCAAGGCCTGATCTTCAATGCCAGAAGATGGACCACATGGTCAAGGAAGAAAGCTTAAGCAACATGTTTTGTGGCATGGATGATCAATCTGGGTTTTGGCCATGGTTGGAGCAGCAACAttttaattgaataaaaaaggaagagttaattatttaaaatttgaatgtaGTAGTTTTCTTTCCCTATGAAACAAGAGGGTATATCCATTAATTAATTACCATATTTTATGAGTATGTTTTGCAAACTTGATGTATAAAATAGGATATGTCAAGTAGATATTTATTTTCTGGTGGGGCTTGAAAATTTTTATATGGATGAATAAAGGGCTAGTCACTTTTTTTTCTACTTTCCCCAAGTTATCTTGAAAGTTGGTGTGAAATTACATTATCTTGTTGAATTATTGGGGATTGAGGAAAACATGTTTGCTAGTGTCTCTGATTGCAGGCAGTTTTGCATGGAACATTAAAATAATGGGAGATTCTGACCTGACATTTTTTAAAACCAATTACTTAACTTGCTTTGGAATCATAGTGGAGCAAAAATGTTTGCCATTGCTTTGAAGAAATGATTTATGCTGATTTCATCTTTCTGTACCAACAATGAACAAAATCCACCCGAACGTAACAAAGTATAcataaaaaaagaaagagaatcaAACACACATTCCAAGGGAGAAAGAAGACAAGGAGATGAAAGAGTGGAAGAAAACAAACAGAGTTGGAAATGGTCATTCTCGTGAATGATACGTTGTCGATTTTGTTGTTCATgacaaaatagaaaaaaatgggTATCTTTAGAATTTCCTTTAGCTGATAAAGTTTTTGagatttcaaatttttaaatttcaatCAATATTATGTTATTTAAACAACAACAAATTTTAGAGTCTGTTTGATTTAGCCACTTTGTGAGTGGTGTTTTAGTTTAGAGAATTTCACTCAACTTAAAAAACTTCGGCTTGAAACCAGTGCAACATTAAAAAAGAGTCTGTTTGATTTTCTGTTTGATTTaccattaaaaaatattaaaatgaaaaaaatgatttatcTATTCCCACTTTTTTGGCACTGTTGAGCAGATAGTATTCACTCACTATGAACCATTTTTAGGGTTTGATGGGAGAAACTTCATGTGAGATCACTGTCACCCACTCTTTAGCACCCATCTCAGTACATTTTCACCCTCTACTTTTGATTCACCCTCTTTCCTTGTGCAATTTCTTTTCCCTTATATGGACAACATGGCAATGATGACAGGGGTCAAAATTGCACTGAAGCTACAGTACTACCAAATTATATAACGTCATAGACTCATAGCATTGCATGAGAATAGTAGAAACTTCTGCTCAGGTGAATGTGCATGCAGATTCATCAATAAATTTCACTGATTCTAATGTTCATTTACACCTTATAGCCTATAGGGTACTTTTGcctcttcctttcttttcctTGATTCTTATCTGGTATTTTCAGATCAGGTTTGCTTGGACATTATATATGGAGACCATCACATCATGA from Lotus japonicus ecotype B-129 chromosome 2, LjGifu_v1.2 includes:
- the LOC130739854 gene encoding homeobox-leucine zipper protein ATHB-13-like, whose product is MDFFPTNFMLQTPHHDDHHQPPPSLNSILPHDYHGGPAFLGKRSMSFSSGIEHGEEANNAEEDLSDDGSQAGEKKRRLNMEQVKTLEKSFELGNKLEPERKMQLARALGLQPRQIAIWFQNRRARWKTKQLEKDYDLLKRQYDAIKSDNDALQAHNQKLQAEILALKNREPTESINLNKETEGSSSNRSENSSDIKLDISRTPAIDSPLSTHHHNSRTLFPPSARPAGSVAHQLFQSSSRPDLQCQKMDHMVKEESLSNMFCGMDDQSGFWPWLEQQHFN